In Strongyloides ratti genome assembly S_ratti_ED321, scaffold srae_chrx_scaffold0000002, a single window of DNA contains:
- a CDS encoding DM13 domain-containing protein, with amino-acid sequence MAKQFYSLFSSLIFLGLIFSTHQDNNYVINTYDSQYGVYIGEFSNLLGANISGKIFVVNETSLQILNFTLNENISDLYFWLDKSEHPTKDGIKVPTFEYGISELGKYDLQENDRVVLNLPKRFKIVNFKSLSLYSLNTDTNYGSVQIPDNLSPPKPQFLGQEFKGSRYSLSSGPILITDRKTIKIFGFTFDADKAPDGYFFAGKGTNVASNTGTKIPIKGRDTQENIKPMNEKYRGGQDIVLELPDDYDIFSIDWLSVYIFRFSVDLAHVPITNISQKVPPYVPIQKSYGEDFDGESWIVNTLLGTSSRTNFTFQLGPSGGMKGYASMTHLKPSKNVWYVNGYLAEIYLKRGETYNFIIEGGNEDKNSGYYNALYFSEDKYGGYEKLSNNEKQDTIIVAGGEKMAGRRCEWTQDNENDSPDNYDSFTSYKKTLKLSCNTNGKSVSFSFTPTKDTPSLLYFNSYNNYNMGSKIYIVDEIPTTIEDIHEEPYHHDAWLEQQSVRKSPRKTNSSPCLSTFNNIIYLSIGIILYQLFN; translated from the exons atggcaaaacaattttattcaCTTTTTTCCAGTTTAATCTTTTTaggattaattttttcaactC ATCAAGACAATAATTATGTGATCAACACTTATGATTCACAGTATGGTGTTTATATTGGAGAATTTTCAAATCTTTTAGGTGCCAATATATCaggaaaaatatttgttgttAATGAAACATCActtcaaatattaaattttacattaaatgaaaatatttcag attTGTATTTTTGGTTGGATAAGTCAGAACATCCAACAAAAGATGGAATTAAAGTTCCAACATTCGAGTATGGTATTAGTGAATTAGGAAAATATGATTTACAAGAAAATGATAGAGTTGTTCTTAATCTTCCTAAACGATTTAAGATTGTTAACTTTAAATCACTATCATTATATTCCTTAAATACAGATACAAATTATGGTTCAGTACAAATTCCTGATAATCTTTCACCACCAAAACCACAATTTTTAGGACAAGAATTTAAGGGTTCAAGATATTCATTGTCATCTGGACCAATACTTATAACTGATCGTAAAACTATCAAAATATTTGGTTTTACTTTTGATGCTGACAAAGCACCTGATGGTTATTTTTTTGCTGGTAAAGGAACAAATGTTGCATCAAATACAGGAACAAAAATACCAATAAAAGGTCGTGATACTCAGGAAAATATAAAACCAATGAATGAAAAATATCGTGGTGGACAGGATATTGTACTTGAATTACCTGATgattatgatatttttagtatTGATTGGTTATCTGTATATATCTTTAGATTTAGTGTTGATTTAGCTCATGTTCcaataacaaatatatcaCAAAAAGTTCCACCATATGTTCCAATTCAAAAAAGTTATGGTGAAGATTTTGATGGAGAATCATGGATTGTTAATACATTATTAGGTACTTCATCAAGAACTAATTTTACATTCCAATTAGGACCATCAGGAGGAATGAAAGGATATGCTAGTATGACACATTTAAAACCATCTAAAAATGTTTGGTATGTAAATGGATATTTAGCTgaaatttatcttaaaagaggagaaacatataattttattattgaagGTGGTAATGAAGATAAAAACTCAGGATATTATAAtgctttatatttttctgaAGATAAATATGGTGGTTATGAAAAACTTTCTAATAATGAGAAACAAGATACTATTATTGTAGCTGGTGGTGAAAAAATGGCTGGAAGACGTTGTGAATGGACACAagataatgaaaatgattCTCCTGATAATTATGATTCATTTacttcatataaaaaaacactTAAATTATCATGTAATACAAATGGAAAATCAgtatcattttcatttacACCAACAAAAGATACTCCTTCattattatactttaatagttataataactataatatgggatctaaaatatatattgttgaTGAGATTCCAACAACAATTGAAGATATTCATGAAGAACCATACCATCATGATGCATGGCTTGAACAACAATCAGTTAGAAAATCACCAAGAAAAACAAATTCTTCTCCTTGTTTATctacatttaataatataatatatctttctattggtattatattatatcaattatttaactaa
- a CDS encoding Kinesin-like protein KIF1B, producing MSSVKVAVRVRPFNSREILNDSKCVLSVQNNTTTISGSSGIGPPQTHSFNYDYSYWSFNKNDNHFVSQKQVYNELGVEMLEHAFQGYNVCIFAYGQTGAGKSYTMMGKPNDEDEMGIIPRMCKELFDRIHETEKNDPNIKHSVEVSYMEIYCERVRDLLNPSNTGNLRVREHPLLGPYVDDLTKLAVCSYQDITDLMDEGNKARTVAATNMNSTSSRSHAVFTIVLTQQRHDIETNLDTEKVSKISLVDLAGSERATSTGAEGQRLKEGANINKSLTTLGLVISKLAEEATRKKGKPKSVIPFRDSVLTWLLRENLGGNSKTAMIAALSPAHINFEETLSTLRYADRAKQIMCRAVINEDPNAKLIRELKEEVFRLKNLLQTKGIEVDEIGQTECTKRKSKLYSANDKDTIEQLKTSEKLIAQLNETWEEKLKKTEDIRRTREEELREMGLATTEDGSTLGVFSPKKLPHLVNLNEDPLMSECLLYYIKEGKTKVGRNEAIPRPDIILGGEEILNHHCTFVHEDGCVCLVPDKGAECFVNGRPVTNSVTLHTGSRVILGRSHVFRYNDPQEARQSRHNLSNLQNEPLDWRYAQQELLEKQGIDLKEEMEKKIIEIEATYRKERAELERKMEMKTLEYESRIENLQRQVDLAQSMISSNCSNWEGERILSSSLLAEINEPRWTIEEERVARKAAIKWRYHQFTSVRDDLWGNAIFLKEANAIAVELKKQVEFQFVLLTDTMYSPLPPDLLPPGEDLSLRPYPKTVVAVQVQDLRNSAVHYWSIEKLKQRLEDMRRMYNSDISECCTPEKPFNNPQEMWSPSCVSKSLLGNNTCSMDDVCVMDSPIDDSGMDFIIGTDPFYDRFPWFRMIGRAFVYLNNLLYNVPMIHKVALVSEKGDVKGYLKVSIEIIEKPTDGRKSSKLNFRKEDFLKKGKRCQTDSYRKGNGASTNDRTDDEKEEEIIVEYPSHIKKDSEIFFKVTVLEAINVPKVYSDIFCQFNFLHRHDEAFSTEPTSNGSGKGSLTFGHVQNMHTIANPAFVYYLNHFPLIFEVFGHLIKTNKQNSIEPSTPLSRRLSSKLTFQQPSLVISTPVKSFKSGLSPSLTPNHIKTKYDLLVWFEICELGSTGEYVPAIVDHANGLPTHGVFLLHQGIQRRIKITICHEKGDLRWKDCQELVVGRIRTTPEWCGEDIDVLSLGLFPGTFLEFSMDDRIFFQFEAAWDSSLHNSALLNRVSNYGDQIYMTLSAYMEIEGTHQPVVITKDLSLLIYARDSKISAASRFCRSLVGGISKSPEMNRVPGVYQLSLKEFTDTGSPGTIRRQRRVLDTSSTYVRGEENLGNWRPRGDSLIFEHQWELEKLSRLQNVERVRLFLRLRNTLKKMKGKKDDIETPISPTTPKYPIPNIVKISSKERKILEKVIKLITQKIPVNKESPTGKNVDSSEQDSSLGSSITSPDGEINGSIKYSPSSDLLNKNKSKSVQNLLTDDLLNDSMRRSVSGSQLSQMSALVPDVVEERVGIVVSKKGYMNFLEEKTHGWIKRWVVVRRPYILLYRDEKDLVIRGIINLANAQIEYSEDHEAMIKIPHTFTVRTDHRSFLMQTLSNDEFQIYDWLYAFNPLLAGQLKCKSSVLSTKVPTKND from the exons aTGTCATCTGTTAAAGTTGCCGTTCGTGTTAGACCATTTAATTCTagagaaattttaaatgattcaaAATGTGTTTTAAGTGTTCAAAATAATACAACAA caATTTCTGGATCAAGTGGAATTGGTCCACCTCAAACACATAGTTTTAATTATGATTATTCATATTggtcatttaataaaaatgataatcaTTTTGTATCACAAAAACAAGTATATAATGAGTTAGGAGTTGAAATGTTAGAACATGCATTTCAAGGATATAATGTTTGTATATTTGCTTATGGGCAAACTGGTGCAGGAAAAAGTTATACTATGATGGGAAAACCAAATGATGAAGATGAGATGGGAATTATTCCAAGAATGTGCAAAGAGTTATTTGATAGAATACATGAGACAGAAAAAAATGATCCAAATATTAAACATAGTGTTGAAGTATCATATATGGAAATATATTGTGAGCGTGTACGTGACTTATTAAATCCTTCAAATACAGGAAATTTACGAGTTCGTGAGCATCCTTTACTTGGTCCATATGTTGAtgatttaacaaaattagcTGTTTGTTCTTATCAAGACATAACAGATTTAATGGATGAAGGAAATAAAGCTAGAACAGTAGCTGCCACAAATATGAATTCTACATCATCTAGAAGTCATGCTGTATTTACAATTGTATTAACACAGCAAAGGCATGATATTGAGACAAATTTAGACACAGAAAAAGTAAGTAAAATTAGTTTAGTGGATTTAGCTGGAAGTGAAAGGGCAACATCAACTGGAGCTGAGGGACAAAGATTAAAAGAAGGGGctaacattaataaaagtttaacaaCATTAGGATTAGTTATATCAAAACTTGCTGAAGAGGCAACAAGAAAAAAAGGAAAACCAAAAAGTGTTATACCATTTAGAGATTCTGTTTTAACATGGTTACTTAGAGAAAATCTTGGAGGAAATTCAAAAACAGCCATGATTGCTGCATTGTCACCGGCtcatattaattttgaaGAAACTTTAAGTACATTACGATATGCTGATAGAGCTAAACAAATTATGTGCCGTGCTGTTATTAATGAAGATCCTAATGCTAAATTAATAAGAGAATTAAAAGAAGAAGTATTTAgacttaaaaatttattacaaacaAAAGGAATTGAAGTTGATGAAATTGGTCAAACAGAATgtacaaaaagaaaaagtaaaCTATATTCAGCAAATGATAAAGATACTATTGAACAATTAAAAACATCTGAAAAATTGATAGCACAATTAAATGAAACATGggaagaaaaattaaagaaaacaGAAGATATTCGTAGAACACGAGAAGAAGAATTACGTGAAATGGGTCTTGCAACAACAGAAGATGGATCAACACTTGGTGTTTTTTCACCAAAAAAATTACCACATCttgttaatttaaatgaagaTCCATTAATGTCAGaatgtttattatattatataaaagaaggTAAAACAAAAGTAGGTAGAAATGAAGCTATTCCAAGGCCGGATATAATATTAGGTGgtgaagaaattttaaatcatcaTTGTACATTTGTTCATGAAGATGGTTGTGTTTGTTTGGTACCAGATAAAGGAGCAGAATGTTTTGTTAATGGAAGACCAGTTACAAATTCTGTTACATTACATACAGGATCACGTGTTATATTAGGAAGAAGTCATGTTTTTAGATATAATGATCCTCAAGAGGCACGTCAAAGTAGGCATAATTTGTCAAATCTTCAAAATGAACCATTAGATTGGAGGTATGCTCAACAAGAACTTTTAGAAAAACAAGGTATTGACTTAAAAGAAGAAATggaaaaaaagattattgaAATTGAGGCAACTTATCGTAAGGAAAGAGCTGAATTAGAAAGAAAAATGGAAATGAAAACACTTGAATATGAAAGTAGAATTGAAAATTTACAAAGACAGGTTGATTTAGCGCAAAGTATGATATCATCAAACTGTTCTAATTGGGAAGGTGAACGTATATTATCATCAAGTTTATTAGCTGAAATTAATGAACCTCGATGGACAATAGAAGAGGAAAGAGTTGCTCGTAAAGCTGCAATAAAATGGAGATATCATCAATTTACATCAGTTAGAGATGATTTATGGGGAAAtgcaatatttttaaaggaAGCTAATGCTATAGCtgttgaattaaaaaaacaagtAGAATTTCAATTTGTTCTTTTAACTGATACAATGTATAGTCCACTTCCACCTGATTTATTACCACCAGGAGAAGATTTATCATTAAGACCATACCCAAAGACAGTTGTTGCTGTACAAGTACAAGATTTAAGAAATAGTGCTGTACATTATTGGagtattgaaaaattaaaacaaagaTTAGAAGATATGAGAAGAATGTATAATTCTGATATAAGTGAATGTTGTACACCAGAAAAACCTTTTAATAATCCTCAAGAAATGTGGTCACCATCATGTGTatcaaaaagtttattagGTAATAATACATGTTCAATGGATGATGTATGTGTTATGGATTCACCAATTGATGATTCAGGTATGGATTTTATAATAGGAACAGATCCATTTTATGATAGATTTCCATGGTTTAGAATGATTGGAAGAGCATTTGTTTatcttaataatttattatataatgttcCTATGATTCATAAAGTTGCATTAGTTTCTGAGAAAGGTGATGTTAAAGGATATCTTAAAGTATCAATtgaaataatagaaaaaccAACTGATGGTAGAAAAAGTTCAAAacttaattttagaaaagaagattttttaaaaaaaggtaaACGTTGTCAGACAGATTCATATCGTAAAGGAAATGGTGCATCAACAAATGATAGAACAGATGatgaaaaagaagaagaaataATTGTTGAATATCCAtcacatattaaaaaagattctgaaatattttttaaagtaactGTTTTAGAAGCTATAAATGTTCCAAAAGTTTACAGTGACATATTTTGtcaatttaattttcttcaTCGTCATGATGAAGCTTTTTCAACAGAACCAACAAGTAATGGTAGTGGTAAAGGATCTCTTACATTTGGTCATGTACAAAATATGCATACTATAGCTAATCCTGCTTTTGTTTATTATCTCAATCATTTTCCACTTATTTTCGAAGTTTTTGGTCAtcttattaaaacaaataaacaaaattctATTGAACCATCAACACCTTTATCAAGAAGATTATCATCTAAACTTACTTTTCAACAACCATCATTAGTTATATCAACACCagttaaaagttttaaaagtGGTTTATCACCATCATTAACACCAaatcatataaaaacaaagtaTGATTTACTTGTTTGGTTTGAAATATGTGAACTTGGTAGTACTGGTGAATATGTACCAGCAATTGTTGATCATGCTAATGGATTACCAACACATGGTGTTTTCCTTCTTCATCAAGGTATTCAAAgaagaattaaaataacaatatgtCATGAGAAAGGTGATTTAAGATGGAAGGATTGTCAAGAGTTAGTTGTTGGTAGAATAAGAACAACACCAGAATGGTGTGGTGAAGATATTGATGTTTTAAGTTTAGGATTATTTCCAGGAacatttttagaattttcaATGGAtgatagaatattttttcaatttgaAGCTGCTTGGGACAGTTCATTGCATAATTCAGCTTTGCTTAATAGAGTTTCAAATTATGGTGATCAAATTTATATGACATTATCTGCTTACATGGAAATTGAAGGTACTCATCAACCTGTTGTTATTACAAAAGATTTAAGTCTTCTTATCTATGCTAGAGATTCAAAAATATCTGCTGCTAGTAG atTTTGTCGTTCTTTGGTTGGTGGAATTAGTAAAAGTCCTGAAATGAATAGAGTTCCAGGAGTTTATCAACTATCACTTAAAGAATTCACCGATACAGGTAGTCCAG gtaCAATAAGAAGACAAAGACGAGTACTTGATACTTCGTCAACCTATGTTAGAGGTGAAGAAAATCTAGGAAACTGGAGACCACGAGGtgattctttaatttttgaacATCAATGGGAActtgaaaaattatctaGACTCCAAAATGTTGAAAGagtaagattatttttaagacttcgtaatactttaaaaaaaatgaaaggTAAAAAAGATGATATTGAAACACCAATTTCACCAACAACACCAAAATATCCAATTcctaatattgtaaaaatttcatcaaaagaaagaaaaattttagaaaaagttataaaactTATAACACAAAAAATTCCAGTTAATAAAGAATCACCAACTGGTAAAAATGTTGATTCATCAGAACAAGATAGTTCACTTGGTAGTAGTATTACAAGTCCTGATGGAGAAATTAATGgctcaataaaatattcaccATCATCtgatcttttaaataaaaataaatcaaaatcagtacaaaatttattaactgATGACTTGTTAAATGATAGTATGCGTCGTTCTGTTAGTGGAAGTCAATTATCTCAAATGTCAGCATTAGTACCAGACGTAGTTGAAGAAAGGGTTGGTATTGTTGTTTCAAAGAAAGGATACATGAATTTTCTTGAAGAAAAAACTCATGGATGGATAAAGAGATGGGTTGTTGTTAGAAGACCATATATTCTTCTTTATAGAGATGAAAAAGATTTAGTTATACGTGGAATTATTAATCTTGCTAATGCACAAATAGAATATTCTGAAGATCATGAAGCAATGATAAAAATACCACATACTTTTACTGTTCGTACTGATCATCGTAGCTTTTTAATGCAAACATTATCTAACGATGAA tttcAAATTTACGATTGGTTGTATGCTTTTAATCCACTCCTTGCTGGTCAACTAAAATGTAAATCAAGTGTTTTAAGCACTAAAGTCCCAACAAAAAATGACTAA